The Firmicutes bacterium HGW-Firmicutes-1 sequence GAATCCTAGGCGACTTTATCTCAAACTATTCCAGTAGAGGCCCAACAAAAAGCTGCATCAAAAAACCTGACGTCGTAGCGCCAGGATCTAATATTATATCCTGCCATTGCAATCCAATCTTTGTGGCTAACACGGAACTATATCCGAAACAAATCATAGGCTACATCAAAAAAAGCGGTACTTCAATGGCAACACCGATTGTAACTGGAATTATCGTTCGATTGTTATCAGATTATCCAAACTTATCGAACAAAGACATCAAACTAAGTCTTAAATATTCAACCTATGATTTGGGTTTTGGTCAGGAACAACAAGGTTGGGGACTCATTGATTTACAGAAGCTTTATGAACATATTATAGAATAAGAAAATAAAAATGCCTAGGTTAATTGCCTAGGCATTTCAGATATTATGAAAACTCTGCATAAGTAAAAGCTAGAAAGTGACTCGTATCTATCTCTTTAGTGGCAAGCACTTTCCTGTCAATTTAAGTGGCAAATAACTTTTAGTTTAGAGGATTGTTTTGCATTAGTAATGGCCCATACCACCAAATAACATCATAAATAACAATAAGAAAAAGAATAAACTATTTTCTGCAAAGGATTGCTTGCCACCACCACATGGTGATCCATTGTCATTGAATAATAATAATAAGAAGAACATAAAGAACATATTATTTCCTGAAGAAAATTGATTCATGATATACCTCCTTTCAAAACAATGTATTCTTTCTCTTTTGTATAATATATTGTATGAAGGTCATTATTGATATGTGAAAAAAAGATGTGATGATAAAATTGAAATAATATGAAAGATTACATTCAAATATAAATATTGTTAACTAGAAAGGAACCAATTGTAGATATTTGACATATGATTTGCAAAAGCTGTGAATAAGAGTGTGGATAGTGTGGAAAAGTACGCAAATATTCAGACAATTGCTCAAATTGTTAAATAAATATAAAGAGAATGTTAAGAAAACATTAAATAAAATGGGAGTTTTTCGGTTAAATTTTCTCTTGACAGACAAGGTATTATTGTATACAATCATACATAAGAACAATTATGGTTGATTATGGAGGATAACAAATGATTGAGTATGATAAAAGAACCAATTTACTAGAGAGAACAGAGTTTAGTTACCCACTACAAGATGTTTCTGAACCAAATCTATATAGAAATTTATTTCCATATGATGAAGCACCTAAAATTGCATTTAATCACCGTGTAGTTCCTATTAATATGCCAGAGGATATTTTTATTACTGACACTACCTTTAGAGATGGACAACAATCTAGAGAACCTTTCACTACTGAGCAAATTGTGACTATTTATGATTACTTACATAGATTAAGTGGTAAGAACGGTATTATTAGACAAAGTGAGTTTTTTATCTATAGTAAAAAAGATAGAGACGCTGTTTTTAAATGTCTTGAAAGAGGATATGAGTTTCCCGAAGTAACTACTTGGATTAGAGCTTCAAAGAAAGACTTCGAATTGGCGAAAGAAATCGGTATCAAAGAAACAGGTATCCTAGTAAGTTGCTCTGATTTTCATATTTTTTATAAAATGAAAATGACACGTAAACAAGTTATGGATTATTATTTAGGTATAGTAAAAGAATGTATGTCTTATGGAATCAAACCAAGATGTCACTTAGAAGATATTACCAGAGCTGATTTTTATGGTTTTGTGGTACCTTTTGTGGCAGAATTAAATAAATTGAGTGTTGAATCTGGAATTCCAGTTAAAATAAGGGCTTGTGATACAATGGGTTATGGCGTTAGTTATCCAGGTGCTGTATTACCAAGAAGTGTTCCAGGTATCATTTATGGTCTACATCACCATGCAAGAGTGCCTTCAGAAATGCTAGAATGGCATGGACATAATGACTTTTACAAGGCTGTACAAAATTCATCTACAGCTTGGTTATATGGATGTTCCAGTGTGAATTGTTCCTTATTTGGAATTGGCGAGAGAACTGGTAATACACCACTTGAAGCCATGATTTTTGAGTACGCACAATTTAAAGGCTCTTTTGACGGCGTAGATACTAGAATTATCACTGAAATTGCTGAGTACTTTGAAAAGGAATTTGGCGATGAAATCCCAGCTAGAACACCTTTTGTAGGTAAAAACTTTAATGTAACTCGTGCAGGTATTCACGCAGATGGATTGCTTAAAAATGAAGAAATATATAATATTTTTGATACCGATAAACTACTAAACAGACCAGTTAGAGTTGCTGTAACAGATACCTCAGGTTTATCAGGAATAGCTCATTGGATGAATACTTTTTATCAATTAAAAGGCGACAAGGCGATTGATAAGAAAAGTCCTATCGTTGCAAAAGTGAAAACATGGGTAGATTCCGAATATGAAGGCGGAAGAATTTCATTTATTGCGGAAGAAGAGTTGGTTCGAGAAATCGATAAAGCTTGTGTAGAGTTAAATATGAAAGTAAAGTAATTGAATTGCCTTGCTAAAATGAGTGGCTA is a genomic window containing:
- a CDS encoding 2-isopropylmalate synthase; its protein translation is MIEYDKRTNLLERTEFSYPLQDVSEPNLYRNLFPYDEAPKIAFNHRVVPINMPEDIFITDTTFRDGQQSREPFTTEQIVTIYDYLHRLSGKNGIIRQSEFFIYSKKDRDAVFKCLERGYEFPEVTTWIRASKKDFELAKEIGIKETGILVSCSDFHIFYKMKMTRKQVMDYYLGIVKECMSYGIKPRCHLEDITRADFYGFVVPFVAELNKLSVESGIPVKIRACDTMGYGVSYPGAVLPRSVPGIIYGLHHHARVPSEMLEWHGHNDFYKAVQNSSTAWLYGCSSVNCSLFGIGERTGNTPLEAMIFEYAQFKGSFDGVDTRIITEIAEYFEKEFGDEIPARTPFVGKNFNVTRAGIHADGLLKNEEIYNIFDTDKLLNRPVRVAVTDTSGLSGIAHWMNTFYQLKGDKAIDKKSPIVAKVKTWVDSEYEGGRISFIAEEELVREIDKACVELNMKVK